A genome region from Schistocerca nitens isolate TAMUIC-IGC-003100 chromosome 4, iqSchNite1.1, whole genome shotgun sequence includes the following:
- the LOC126251509 gene encoding uncharacterized protein LOC126251509 isoform X1 gives MHVAGGGAISLQGEQSEDSQTPASTPPSPDQARNDHDGSSKSNSTSASPVPEESGTRAEAIVADISGASADSSNDPQQAAAPDEATVVAPATREVVRARHRPLSADRTRHIRSQWLSQSTNQSTSSSRLSVLGCSNGRFHLQWNIQEATNPNDWIALCCVGTEKSVSTNGCR, from the exons ATGCATGTTGCGGGAGGTGGAGCGATATCACTTCAAGGAGAACAATCTGAAGATTCTCAGACTCCAGCATCCACACCACCTTCACCAGATCAAGCGAGAAACGATCATGACGGTTCAAGTAAAT CGAATTCTACCTCAGCATCACCAGTTCCTGAAGAGTCTGGAACAAGAGCTGAGGCTATTGTGGCTGACATCAGTGGTGCATCAGCTGACTCATCGAATGATCCACAG CAGGCGGCTGCACCAGATGAAGCCACGGTTGTAGCACCAGCTACAAGGGAGGTTGTCAGAGCCAGACACAGACCCCTCTCAGCTGACAGAACGCGTCACATCCGCAGCCAGTGGCTGTCGCAGTCTACCAACCAATCCACATCCAGTAGTAGACTAAGTGTATTGGGATGCAGCAATGGCAGGTTTCACCTTCAGTGGAACATCCAGGAAGCCACGAATCCTAATGACTGGATTGCCTTGTGCTGTGTTG
- the LOC126251509 gene encoding uncharacterized protein LOC126251509 isoform X2 gives MHVAGGGAISLQGEQSEDSQTPASTPPSPDQARNDHDGSSKSNSTSASPVPEESGTRAEAIVADISGASADSSNDPQAAAPDEATVVAPATREVVRARHRPLSADRTRHIRSQWLSQSTNQSTSSSRLSVLGCSNGRFHLQWNIQEATNPNDWIALCCVGTEKSVSTNGCR, from the exons ATGCATGTTGCGGGAGGTGGAGCGATATCACTTCAAGGAGAACAATCTGAAGATTCTCAGACTCCAGCATCCACACCACCTTCACCAGATCAAGCGAGAAACGATCATGACGGTTCAAGTAAAT CGAATTCTACCTCAGCATCACCAGTTCCTGAAGAGTCTGGAACAAGAGCTGAGGCTATTGTGGCTGACATCAGTGGTGCATCAGCTGACTCATCGAATGATCCACAG GCGGCTGCACCAGATGAAGCCACGGTTGTAGCACCAGCTACAAGGGAGGTTGTCAGAGCCAGACACAGACCCCTCTCAGCTGACAGAACGCGTCACATCCGCAGCCAGTGGCTGTCGCAGTCTACCAACCAATCCACATCCAGTAGTAGACTAAGTGTATTGGGATGCAGCAATGGCAGGTTTCACCTTCAGTGGAACATCCAGGAAGCCACGAATCCTAATGACTGGATTGCCTTGTGCTGTGTTG